From the genome of Candidatus Omnitrophota bacterium:
GCCCATGACGTGGGAGCGTTTCGTCCGGCGGAGGGGGGATTCGCTTTTACTTGCACCGGTTCCGATCCTTATATCATCTCCCAATCCATCCTGTTTTCCGCCGAGGAATATAAAGCCATCGAGATCGAGATGAGCGTTTCGGATGGGTCGCGGGGGCAATTATTTTGGGCGACGCAGGAACGGCCTGCGTTTACGGAAACGCAAAGCATTCATTTCGAAGTGAAGAAAGACGGACTCTATCACACCTATGTTTTAGTAATGGCTCATCATGCGCAATGGACGGGGAACATCAGCCGCCTGCGGCTCGATGCCATCGATAAGGAAGGCGAGGTCAAACTGCGGGCGTTTCGCATTTTGAATTATTCGGGATCGAAGATCGAACCGTTGGGATTTTATCCCAGCGCGCCGTTCGCCGCTTCCGGCGAGACGTTCCAGCTTGCGGCGCGGTTTCGCAATTCGGGAGACGCTCCCGCCGCCGTCGAATTGGAATTGGATTACGCCCGCGCAGAAGCCATAGTGATTCAACCCCTTTTTGGCGGTTTTTTGGCCATTCCTTCCGGCGAGGAACGGGAAGCGCGATGGTCCGTGAAAGGAACGGCGGAATGCGCCGTTCCGCTATCTTGCCGCTGGAATTTATCCGGCGCGACGAAGGCGGAGGAGCCGCTATATACGATCGTCGAGATTGCCGATGTGGATCGAGCGATGAGAGGAGTGGTTTTGGGCAGCGGGGATGGACGATTGACGTTCGTTCCTACCAGCGCCGGATATGGTCCGATTCGTTATCAAATCAGGAAGAACGGCGAATGGAAGGATGCCGCCTGGTCGCCGCGATTGGGGACGGCGGCGCGGCGGCTAGACGATGGTTCTGTGCAATGGACGCCGGTCTTCTCTTCCGAGGCTCCAAACGCGGATCAAGAGGGGAATCTTGCTTTTTCCCAAACGATTAAGGATCAAGATGGCGGGGCTTGGAATTTTCAGCTGGAAACAAAAAAAGTCTCGCCGGTTCCGGGAGCGATTAAATTCATTTCGACATTAACGAGGACGCTGGGGAGGGAGGGGCGGCTGCTGCATTTTTCCGGGCCTGATCTTTATGCCGGGCAGAAGAGTTTTGGAACGCAGAAGGATATGGCGGTTTTGCCCGGCGTCGAATATATCGACAAAGTCGCGGTCTCATCCAGCGACGCCGTTGCCCATCCGCCGGTGCGCGATCATTACGCGCCGCATCCTTATAAAATCACTATTCCTTATATGGCGCTGACCTATGACGGGATGCTGGTCTCGCTGTTATGGCCGCCGAATGCGCCGTGGAGCGCTAACGAGACGGCGCTTTCTTCCAAATTCGCCGTTCCCAACCGGTATTACGGGCAGAACAATCACCTGTTCGGCCTCTTTGTTCCCAGCGTTGCGAAATACGTTCGGGAAAACGAAGAAAGCGCCTTCGAGCCGTATATTGTAAAACCGGGTGAGAGTATACGGATCGAAAGCGCAGTTTACCTGGCTCAAGACGACGATCCTAACGGGGCGCTCGATCCCTGGCTGGCGATTTACGGCGGCGGGGCGATTCCGGAACCGCAACCGGCGCCGCGTTCTTATATGGATGAAATCGCGCTCAGCCGCCAGGCGTATCTCACGACTTGCTGGAATGAAATCGCCAAAGGATGGGGACATTGCGCGGGCTGGGCGCCGCTCTCTTCCGCCGGGATGTTGGCCTTATTATCGATGGACGATTTTTTGTGCGACGACGCAGCGGCGAAAAAGGTTGTGAGCGAGCGCGTGAAATTGGTATACGACTCCATCCTAGCGCAATCGGGTGAGGCGGGACTGGCATCGAACGCCGGATGCCACGTGATGACCTGCGAACCGTCCTTTTACTGGGGAGTGACGGAAACGCAACTGCCCGCATGGCGGCGCACGATCCAAGGCATGGTCAATTCGCAAAATGCCGACGGCAGCTGGGGATATCATCCCGGCAGCGACGAACAGAAGACGTTAGGCCGGGAGGGAGAAGTCGTTTCCGGCACTATTTCGCCGAATACGATGCTTTCCATGCGCTTGGCGCGGATAACCGCCGATTCCTTGGCGGCGAATACGGGCTTGAAAGCGCTGGAGGCGTTGAATGCGCAAACCGTTCCGCGCGGGGCGCAGGGGTGGGAATGCCCGCTGGCCGCCGCCGATATCCTGGTTTCCGGGCATGGCGCGCGAGCCAATCTGGACGCCTATCGCATCACCGGGCGCGAGGAGTATTTGGAAAAAGCGCGCTATTGGGCGCGCAGCGGCATAGGGTTTCATTATTTGTGGAATTTGCCGGATCGTCCCTTGCAACGCTTCGCCACCATCCCCATTTTCGGTACGACGTTTTACACCCATTCTTGGCGCGGCGTACCCGTTCAGTGGTGCGGGCTGGTCTACGCTTACGCCTTGCAGGAATTGGCGGATTTCGATAACAGCCAACCTTGGCGCAAGATCGCGCGCGGCATTGTCCACAGCGCTATGTTGCAGCAGATGACGGAAGGGAAATATATCGGAACGCTGCCCGACAGCTACGGCGATTATTTTCTCACGGCTAGAGGCGCCTATATCAATCCCGAAAACATCATGACCAATCTGCACGCTCTCGAAGGAAACAGTTTCGATATCCGAACCGTTTTTCTGGAAGAGCCAACGCCGGAAGCGCTGCGCATCAGCGCCAACGCCGATATAGAGAACGCTGGGAGGAAAGGGGGAGGCATCGAATTCGCCGTCCACTCCAAAATTGGCCGAAAAACGGAAATCTTAATCGCCCCAATGCCCAAAGCGCCGCAAGCCGTGCTGCGCAAGAATGGAAGCGCACTTCCCGAAGTTAATCCGCTTTTCGGCAACGAAGAGGGATGGCGCTATATGGGTGAATATCAGACGCTGCTGATCCATATCTCGCACGACGCCGAGCGGATGGAACTATCGGCGCAAGGTCCGGCTGGACTTTAGGAGTCGGAGACAGGGGGACTTTGAGATTGGGAGAGTGGGAGACTGGGAGACTGGGATGCTCAAGGGCAGAAAAGACCATGCCCTTACCAGCCTACTTTTAATATCAACCCTCACCTAGCCTTTCCCAGAGGGAGAGGAAGATTACACCGCGCTTATAAAACAATGCGCGCCTTCCTCTGCTGCCTCGCTGATTTTTTGGATATCGGTGAGGAAGGAGGGACCGTATTTGAGGAGATAATAAAAGATATTCAGCCGCCGTTCCTGCAAATCGCCCTCCGGCAAGAGGGCGCATTGCAGAGATTGAAGCTGTAGCAACAGCGTTTGATTTTTCTCCGCCTCCCGCCGCGACACCAGGTTTTCCGAATTTTCTATTTCCTGTTGGATGCGGCGATGGTTCTTTTCCAACGTTTTCAGGATAGTGGGATCGGTTTGCCGCGCTCGTTCTTCCAATGTTTGAAAATATTCGATAAGCGCTTTTTCCGCTGCTCGCCGCATGGCGTCTCGCTCTCTTCCGCTCTCTTGCTGCGCGATGCGTTTGGCTAGCGCCGCTGGATGCTGCGCCAGATCGTTGGGTTCCAAACCATAACGTTCCAGCAGTTTTTTCTCCCGCCCTTCCAGCAGCGTAAAGCCGAAGCGCCGCTCCAGGCAGGGGCGGGGAACGCCATGCTGAGCGTAAATATCTTTCAGAAGAAAATGATACGCCAGTTCATTCGGTCCCAATATCGCCGCCATCGTGGGCAATAGCGCATCCTGAATCGCAGGCCGCAGTACGGCGGAGGCGGAAAAGGCTTCCGGTTGTTCATCGAGTTTTCGCAACAATTCCGCCCGGCTCCATCGCTTCCCGTTTGTTGTTTCGAATTCGCCGTCTCTAACAAACAGCGGCCAACGCCGTCCTTCTTCAACCAGAAAAAACGAAGTGCGGTCGGCGCGCTTATGAATCGGCGGCGTCAGTCCCTGCACTTGCAGCCTTGCTCCCGCCTCTTCGACGCATTGCGCCGCATGGGCAGGCTCCGCTATCTCGCGTTCCAGAATCCGCCGCGACTCGCGCCGGATATACGGATCGTCAGGCCGGACGATGATCAATCCTTCATTGGGAAACAACATCCAAATCAGCCGGTCGAAGAAATCCGGGTACGAATCCGAGCGATCGTAACAAGATCGAATTTTGTCCAAAATCGTATCGACGAATTCCGTTGGATGCAGCGAGCCGCGCAGGCAATCTAGCAAATCGTTTATCGGCAACTCGTTTTTTGATATCGAAAAATAAGGCCGCCGATTTTCTTTGTCCAACCCCCAATGATATGCGGCTAGGGTTTTTTCTTTCGACAGCCAATAGAGTGAGGCGATTTCCGAAATATCGTCGTCTTCGGTTGCGTTCCAAAAGGCGGGCAGAAAGGTTTTTTGCGTTTCTGCGCTCAGGCGCCTGGAGAGATGGATCGCATGAAGTATCTTATAGAACGTATACAACGGGCCGCCGAGCAATCCAGGCTGCTGTCCCGCGATGATGAGATAACAATCCTCTTCCCGCAGCCTTTCGATGGCGCGCAGCGCGGAAGCGGGAGCGTCTCGCCGCTCGTGCGATTGGCGCAGCGAATCGGCCAGCTGATCCCGGTCGATCGAAGCGCCGATAAACGGCTTGCGTTTTTCTATAACGGAAGAAATGGAGGAGAGCGGCGGCGGCGTTAAATCCAACAACTCCGCTGGCGGATTCGCCAAGGCTTGCGCATAGGGATGAACGCCCGTTAAAGATGCGGCATTCCACGCCGTTAAAATTTCCATAAGATTTCTCTTACGATGAATAAGAATTCTTTCCTCACCATAACGATTAAACCGCGAATGGGCAAACGGGCGAAGAGCGGCCATCCATGGATTTTCAGCAATGAAATCGGCCATCCCTCGCCCAAACCCGAATCGGGCGAGTTGGTTTCCGTCCTCGACGAGGGCGGCTCTTTTCTTGGCTATGCTTCTTACAATCCTCACAGCCTCATCGCTTTGCGGCTGCTCTCGCGGGATGTTAATGCCGTCCCCGGCTCGGTGGAATGGTTCGCGCAAAAATTCCGCGCCGCCGCTGCCTTGCGCCAACGCTTCTATCCCTCCCGCCGATCCTATCGTTTAGCTTATGCCGATTCGGACGGCCTGCCGGGATTGGCAATCGACCGCTATGAAGACGTTCTAGCGCTGCAAATCCAAACAGCAGGCATGGAAAGATGGCTTGATCTCATCGCGGAAGCCCTCAAGCGAGTCATAAATCCCGCCGCTATCGTTCTGCGCAACGACAGCGATATCCGCAAGCTGGAAGGGCTGAGTCTCTATAGCAAGGTTCTTTACGGCAACGCGCCGGAAACGGTGGAGATTGAAGAAAACGGCGTTAAATTAGCGGTGGATATTCTCTCTGGCCAAAAGACCGGTCATTTTTTCGACCAGGCTGATAACCGCGCCGCCTTGGCGCCGTTTGTGAAAGAGGCGGAGGTATTGGATTTATTCTGCCATACCGGCGCCTGGGCGTTGAAAATGCTGTCGGCGGGCGCCCGCCATGCGGCGGTTCTCGATAGCTCCGAATCGGCGCTGGCTTTGGCGCGCCGCAACGCCGAACTCAACGGCTTTGCGCAACGAATGGAGTTTATCCAATCGGACGCCTTCACGTGGCTTTCCTCCGCCCGCCGCGAACGCCGCGTCTTCGACGCCGTCGTCGTCGATCCCCCCGCCTTCGCCAAGAGCGCCAAGCAAATCAAAAACGCCCTACGCGGCTATGAAGACGTCAATCGCCAGGCTATCCGCGCCGTAAAAGACGGCGGCCTTTTGTGCAGCTGCTCATGCTCCTATTACATTACGGAGGATGAGTTTCTCGCGTTACTCCAGCGCGCGGCGGCGCGCGAACGCAAGAGAATAGCCGTGCTCCAGGTTCGCGGCCAGGCGATGGATCATCCCATCCTCTTAGCCATGCCCGAATCGCGGTATCTCAAGTGCGTCATTGGAGTTGTCGAATCCCTCTAACGCCGCTTCCTTTTTCGATATAAAAATAGAATCCCCAGCAATAGATTGGCGGCCAGAAGCATCCCCAACGAAAGCGCAATATTGCGGCGGAAGCGGCGGGTTACGGCGTTGTCGCCGCTGGAATCGTTGGACGTTGCGCTATTGACGATCATCGCCGGAATCCCTAGATAGCGCGACATTTCGCGTTCGCTGGCCATCCGTCCTTCCAGCGCGGCGTCCCAATCCGCCGCCACCAGCAAATCGGCGCCGGGATTTTGATCTTTAATAAAACAGGTGCATGGCCCGGCGAGGAATTCGCAGGCTTCCCGAATCGTATCTTCGTTGATTCCTTCTCCGATCAAAGAGTAAAGCGCTATCCCCCGGCCATAAATTGGAAAAGCCATCGTTTCGGCGGCATACTCCATCAAATCCGCTTCCGTATGCAGCAACATTTGCGTTAGAAACGTTTCCGCTTCGTCCGAACGCCGCAAGCGGACGATGGCGAAGCGAATCCGCCGGTCTCCGTCATCCAACTCCAGCGATTGGCTCTTGCCGTCTGGCTCAAGCGTTGGCCATTGGAGCGTTTTTTCCATTTTCAATAAAACCTCTTGCAGCGTTCGCGCCGCCTTCTCGTCCCGGTTGGCGTCGCCGCTTTCCAATATGATCCAAACGGCGGCGTCACCATTCAGCAGACGGCGCGCAATCGTCCGGCGTATGGGGGAATCGGTTAATGCTTTCGCGTTTTCTTCCGTTAGCGGTACTTGCCAAAATGGCTCTCGATGTCCCATTTCCTGCGGATAATAGACCTCCAGCCGAGGAGGCGCAGTGTTGGAGTCATCTTGTTTTGCGGAAGGATTCGCCGAATCTTTCGAATCGACGAGATGAAAACGGTAATGGCTGCCATGCGCGCTCCCTTCGGCATGGGTTTCCAACCAGGCTGCGATATCTTGCTCCTGCGGCGTCAAGGGCTTTTGGCGAATGGCGTAAACGTCGAAGATTCCCGCAGGCCATAATTCCAAGGCGTAACGGAATACGGGAATATCGCACGCATCGGTTGATGCGTTCAGCGCCAACCATATGCCCATCATGCAGGAAAAAATCAAACCGAGTCTACTGACGCGAGGGAATAATCTATTCATGAACAAATAACTTTTGCGATCGGAATGATGAAAGGCTTCGCCGTGCGCTTATTTGACGATGTGCGCCGTCTTACTATACTCTTATTACTGATGCGCATCATACCCCATTTCGATAGGGGTTCAACTGGATAATGGCCGTTGCATAACGGATGCAAGCCGTAGCGAGCGAGAATCGGGCATGAAGCCGTTTTTAATTTTCCTCTTTGCGATCGTTCTTCTCATCCTCACCGGTTGGGTGTTGTTGAATTTCGTTTTCCTCTCGGAAGAAGAACGCATCGAACGAGTAATCGAAAAGGGACGCCGCAGCGTGGAAAACGGCTCCATCTTCTCTCTGCGCAACCTTTTTACGGAAGACTATTCCGATTCCAGCGGCCAATCTTTGGATGAAATCATGGGATCGGCGCAATGTATGTTCAGCGATACCGCCAACCGGAAGATCCATATCGCCGGTTCGTCGATTCGCGCTTCCGGTGATAAGGCCGAAGCCGAAGTTCGATACGTCTTTCATTGCCAATCGAAGAATTCATTTATCGATCATTATTTATCCGCCAACAATTCCGATGTTCGAACCGTCCGCATCGTCTTCGTAAAGAATAGCCGAAGATGGAAGATTTGCCATACGGATCATATGTAGATTTTCATTTTCCACCTGATTCTTCTCTCAAGGATGCGCCCAAACGCTTTCTGGAACTTCCCCCAATTCCCTCTGGACATTAAGATCGAACTTTATGATTTGAAAGTAACTATTATCTGACGAATAGGACGAATAATTTTTCCGGATGGCTCATTCTCCCGTACCACCCTCAAATCCTGGCGCCGCATCCAATCCCCCAATGGCGATACAACAAGTTCTATTCATCGGATTGTGGTGGATTTGTTTTTTCGTTTATCCTTTGTGGTATCTCCCCGGCCTGGGCTGGGAACGATTGGCCGTCGCCGCTGGCCTTTTCGCTATTTTCTTGTTTTGTTCCGCGCTTTACCGTTGGATTTGTTTGGCATCCGCCAGCGCCCCGTGCGTTGAAGACGTTGCTATTCCGGATGCAGGTTTTTTCGGCGTCTTATTCGTTATCGCGTTCCTGCTGCATCTGCCGTTTTTGAATCAACCGCTGATTACGGGATTGGATATCATCGATC
Proteins encoded in this window:
- a CDS encoding class I SAM-dependent rRNA methyltransferase, translating into MNKNSFLTITIKPRMGKRAKSGHPWIFSNEIGHPSPKPESGELVSVLDEGGSFLGYASYNPHSLIALRLLSRDVNAVPGSVEWFAQKFRAAAALRQRFYPSRRSYRLAYADSDGLPGLAIDRYEDVLALQIQTAGMERWLDLIAEALKRVINPAAIVLRNDSDIRKLEGLSLYSKVLYGNAPETVEIEENGVKLAVDILSGQKTGHFFDQADNRAALAPFVKEAEVLDLFCHTGAWALKMLSAGARHAAVLDSSESALALARRNAELNGFAQRMEFIQSDAFTWLSSARRERRVFDAVVVDPPAFAKSAKQIKNALRGYEDVNRQAIRAVKDGGLLCSCSCSYYITEDEFLALLQRAAARERKRIAVLQVRGQAMDHPILLAMPESRYLKCVIGVVESL
- the bshC gene encoding bacillithiol biosynthesis cysteine-adding enzyme BshC; protein product: MEILTAWNAASLTGVHPYAQALANPPAELLDLTPPPLSSISSVIEKRKPFIGASIDRDQLADSLRQSHERRDAPASALRAIERLREEDCYLIIAGQQPGLLGGPLYTFYKILHAIHLSRRLSAETQKTFLPAFWNATEDDDISEIASLYWLSKEKTLAAYHWGLDKENRRPYFSISKNELPINDLLDCLRGSLHPTEFVDTILDKIRSCYDRSDSYPDFFDRLIWMLFPNEGLIIVRPDDPYIRRESRRILEREIAEPAHAAQCVEEAGARLQVQGLTPPIHKRADRTSFFLVEEGRRWPLFVRDGEFETTNGKRWSRAELLRKLDEQPEAFSASAVLRPAIQDALLPTMAAILGPNELAYHFLLKDIYAQHGVPRPCLERRFGFTLLEGREKKLLERYGLEPNDLAQHPAALAKRIAQQESGRERDAMRRAAEKALIEYFQTLEERARQTDPTILKTLEKNHRRIQQEIENSENLVSRREAEKNQTLLLQLQSLQCALLPEGDLQERRLNIFYYLLKYGPSFLTDIQKISEAAEEGAHCFISAV